A stretch of Lysinibacillus agricola DNA encodes these proteins:
- a CDS encoding MBL fold metallo-hydrolase: MSRIQQLAPNFYCIDTHDLNREQRTSSYLLIDEKIALIETSASPSMPYIVEGLDELHIALEDIQYVIVTHIHLDHAGGSGLFLQNCPNATFVVHPRGVSHMVDPSRLIASAKSVYGTEFDRLFDPIVPIDSERIIEIGHEEVLSLGQHQLTFYHTEGHAKHHVSMLYSATNGLFVGDTTGVRYPEMESESIDLIIPSTSPNQYDPDTMEQSIQLYEKLNATELYFGHFGAYKNPAEAYKQVRYWTPLFLAEGKKALTVSSDFKEQVHFLDTRLKELLHNYLQENGIPKNHPVYETIPFDTIVSAMGILDYLEKKNT; this comes from the coding sequence ATGAGTAGAATTCAACAACTTGCACCAAATTTTTATTGTATTGATACACATGATTTAAATCGGGAACAGCGTACAAGCTCCTATTTGCTTATCGATGAAAAAATTGCATTAATCGAGACTTCTGCCAGTCCGTCTATGCCGTATATCGTAGAAGGTTTAGATGAATTACATATTGCTCTAGAGGATATTCAATATGTAATTGTTACGCATATCCATTTAGACCATGCTGGAGGTTCAGGGTTATTTTTACAAAACTGCCCAAATGCTACATTCGTTGTACATCCAAGAGGTGTATCTCATATGGTTGATCCTAGTCGTCTAATTGCGAGTGCAAAGAGTGTTTATGGGACAGAGTTCGATCGTTTATTTGATCCAATTGTACCTATCGATTCTGAGCGCATTATAGAAATTGGACATGAAGAAGTACTATCTTTAGGTCAACATCAGTTAACGTTTTATCATACAGAAGGACATGCAAAACATCATGTCTCGATGCTTTATTCTGCTACGAATGGTTTGTTTGTTGGAGATACAACTGGTGTACGTTATCCAGAAATGGAGAGCGAATCAATCGATTTAATTATTCCCTCTACTTCACCGAATCAGTATGACCCAGATACAATGGAGCAATCTATTCAGCTATATGAAAAGCTCAATGCTACAGAATTGTATTTCGGTCATTTCGGTGCTTATAAAAATCCAGCTGAAGCCTACAAACAGGTGCGCTACTGGACACCATTATTTTTAGCTGAGGGGAAAAAGGCGCTAACTGTATCTAGCGATTTTAAAGAACAAGTACACTTTCTAGATACTCGCTTAAAGGAACTTTTACACAACTATTTACAGGAAAATGGCATTCCAAAAAATCATCCGGTTTATGAAACAATTCCATTCGATACAATTGTTTCGGCAATGGGAATTCTGGATTATCTAGAAAAAAAGAACACCTAA
- a CDS encoding DNA ligase D yields the protein MKPMLLTEALETPIGEDWMYETKYDGFRCMLVWDEQPMLISRNGNNLNHLFPEILDFCKSLFDQVKAFLPLTFDGELVYLTNDFKSDFSLVQKRGRMQNKEVIAAHAQAFTFHYIAFDLLRYKGEPLTNKYLKTRKQQLSKLFTTLKLPETINYEDPRPLQAISSVEHSEPLWHAIRVNNGEGMVAKKKTSKWIGDTRSTHWLKIKNWRYVTVIVTKYDHGNGYFHGSVYRQDELVELVIFKHGMSEEERKTLIAFFQANGQRNNEIWELEPSICVDIACIDFDGSKCREPRFQVFRLEMLPEDCQWQHMQRQLFPIPDTVQITHPDKPVWPEIGITKDGYLHYLQMISPYVLPFLRNRPLTLIRFPHGVPGESFYQKSSPEKIPEFVSTGWMDEIHYLVCNNLEALLWLGNQLALELHIPFQTLQTEHPTEIVFDLDPPSVDQFSLAITGALDLKEIIDYFKLQSFVKTSGGKGLQLYIPLPENAFSYEEVRVFTEFVCRFLCEQKPGLYTIERLKKNRHQKLYLDYVQHAEGKTIIAPYSTRGNEKGLVATPLHWEEVNEHLTPDIFTIPAVLERMKRVSNPFKDFRQVGESQDFQSVLDHLKE from the coding sequence ATGAAACCAATGCTATTAACGGAAGCGCTTGAAACACCTATTGGTGAAGACTGGATGTATGAAACAAAATATGATGGATTTAGATGTATGTTAGTATGGGACGAACAGCCAATGTTAATAAGCAGAAATGGCAATAACTTAAATCACTTGTTTCCAGAGATACTTGATTTTTGTAAGAGCTTATTCGATCAAGTTAAAGCGTTTTTACCATTAACATTTGACGGGGAATTAGTTTATTTAACGAATGATTTTAAAAGTGATTTTTCGCTTGTCCAAAAAAGAGGTAGGATGCAAAACAAAGAAGTTATTGCTGCGCATGCACAAGCCTTTACTTTTCATTATATTGCTTTTGATTTACTGCGTTATAAAGGGGAGCCGCTGACAAATAAGTATTTAAAAACACGTAAACAGCAACTCTCAAAGCTTTTTACAACCTTAAAGCTCCCTGAGACTATCAATTATGAGGATCCACGCCCTTTGCAAGCGATTAGCAGTGTGGAGCATAGTGAGCCACTTTGGCATGCTATTAGGGTAAACAATGGGGAAGGAATGGTTGCTAAAAAGAAAACAAGTAAATGGATTGGAGATACGCGCTCTACACATTGGTTAAAAATCAAGAATTGGCGCTATGTAACGGTCATAGTCACCAAATATGATCATGGAAATGGCTATTTTCATGGCTCTGTTTATCGACAGGACGAGCTTGTTGAATTGGTTATTTTTAAACATGGAATGTCAGAGGAAGAGCGTAAAACACTCATTGCTTTTTTTCAAGCGAATGGACAGAGGAATAATGAAATATGGGAACTGGAGCCATCCATTTGTGTTGATATAGCCTGTATTGATTTTGATGGAAGCAAATGTCGAGAACCGCGTTTCCAAGTATTTCGACTGGAGATGTTGCCAGAGGATTGTCAGTGGCAGCACATGCAGCGTCAACTTTTCCCTATTCCAGATACTGTTCAGATTACGCATCCTGATAAGCCTGTTTGGCCTGAAATCGGTATTACGAAGGATGGTTACTTGCACTATTTGCAAATGATTTCTCCGTATGTATTACCTTTTCTTCGAAATAGGCCGCTTACGTTAATTCGATTTCCTCATGGAGTGCCGGGTGAAAGCTTTTATCAAAAAAGTAGTCCTGAGAAAATACCTGAATTTGTTTCAACAGGATGGATGGACGAAATTCATTATCTTGTATGTAACAACCTTGAAGCATTATTATGGCTAGGCAATCAGCTAGCATTAGAGCTACACATACCATTCCAAACGTTGCAAACAGAGCATCCTACTGAGATTGTCTTCGATCTAGATCCTCCTTCTGTTGATCAATTTTCACTTGCCATCACTGGAGCACTGGATTTAAAGGAAATTATCGATTATTTTAAGCTACAATCTTTTGTTAAAACATCGGGAGGAAAAGGGTTGCAGCTATATATACCGTTACCTGAAAATGCATTTTCCTATGAAGAGGTGCGAGTATTTACTGAATTTGTTTGTCGTTTTTTATGTGAGCAAAAACCGGGATTGTATACGATTGAGCGTTTAAAGAAGAATAGACATCAAAAATTATATTTAGATTATGTGCAGCATGCAGAAGGGAAAACAATTATTGCTCCATATTCAACTCGTGGTAATGAAAAGGGCTTAGTGGCAACGCCATTACATTGGGAGGAGGTCAATGAGCACTTAACACCTGATATCTTTACCATTCCTGCTGTACTGGAGCGAATGAAAAGAGTAAGCAACCCATTTAAAGATTTCCGTCAAGTAGGGGAGAGCCAGGATTTTCAATCAGTCTTAGATCATTTAAAGGAATAA
- a CDS encoding Ku protein, whose product MHTVWKGSISFGLVNIPVKLHAATENKDIKLRQLHKECHTPISYKKVCEGCNQEVKDEDIVKAYEYAKNKFVVLDQEELESLRKENEDKAVEIIDFVKLTEIDPIYFERTYFLSPDTTGGKAYSLLRQTLEQSGKIGVAKIIIRSKEQLAIVRVYQNALVMETIHFPDEVRSVGDVPNIPSEQNIVPKELETALMLVDQLTTEFNPEKYTDDYRNALMELIEEKKATNTISASDKQPVPDNVTDLMTALQASLEKTKKPATRKRATKTKKNA is encoded by the coding sequence ATGCATACAGTTTGGAAAGGCAGTATCTCATTTGGTCTTGTCAATATACCGGTAAAACTTCATGCCGCTACCGAAAATAAAGATATTAAATTACGACAGCTTCATAAAGAATGTCATACACCTATTAGCTATAAAAAGGTTTGTGAAGGCTGTAACCAAGAAGTAAAAGATGAGGATATTGTGAAGGCATATGAATATGCCAAAAATAAGTTTGTCGTATTAGATCAAGAAGAATTAGAGAGCTTGCGGAAGGAAAATGAAGATAAGGCCGTTGAAATCATTGATTTTGTGAAATTAACTGAAATCGATCCTATTTATTTTGAACGCACTTATTTTTTATCCCCTGATACGACTGGTGGAAAGGCTTATTCCCTATTACGTCAAACATTAGAGCAATCCGGAAAAATAGGCGTTGCTAAAATTATTATCCGTTCCAAAGAGCAATTAGCGATTGTCCGCGTTTATCAAAATGCTTTAGTGATGGAAACGATTCATTTCCCTGATGAAGTAAGAAGTGTTGGTGATGTTCCAAATATTCCAAGCGAACAAAACATTGTTCCAAAAGAGCTAGAAACTGCATTGATGCTAGTAGATCAATTAACAACCGAATTTAATCCTGAAAAATATACAGACGATTATCGAAATGCTTTAATGGAGCTTATAGAAGAGAAAAAAGCTACGAATACAATTTCAGCTAGCGATAAACAGCCAGTACCTGATAATGTCACGGACTTAATGACAGCACTTCAAGCTTCCTTAGAAAAAACGAAAAAGCCAGCAACACGAAAACGAGCAACGAAAACAAAGAAAAATGCTTAA
- a CDS encoding AAA family ATPase: MSNKFPRKIHIIGSVGSGKTTLAKELSAQLNIPYYELDNVVWVRQNSSDIRRTDPQKVDYLHNIVLTKAWIIEGVHNEDWVAESFSNADLIIFLDTNYFIRIYRIIKRFTLQKIGLEKSNYKPTFSIFIKMFKWNRYFEEIGKPNFYQKYGMYRGKLMVVTSKREIL; the protein is encoded by the coding sequence TTGAGTAATAAATTTCCTCGAAAAATACATATTATTGGCTCTGTTGGAAGTGGGAAAACAACTTTAGCGAAAGAATTATCAGCACAATTAAATATTCCTTATTATGAACTAGATAATGTTGTTTGGGTAAGGCAAAATTCCAGTGATATTAGAAGAACCGATCCACAAAAAGTTGATTATTTGCATAATATTGTTCTTACAAAAGCTTGGATTATTGAGGGTGTTCATAATGAGGACTGGGTAGCAGAAAGTTTTTCGAATGCCGACTTAATTATTTTCTTAGATACGAATTATTTCATCAGAATCTATCGAATTATAAAGAGATTTACGTTACAAAAAATCGGTTTGGAAAAGTCCAATTACAAACCGACTTTTTCAATATTTATAAAAATGTTTAAATGGAATCGTTATTTTGAGGAGATTGGCAAACCTAATTTTTATCAGAAATATGGAATGTATAGAGGCAAGCTAATGGTCGTAACAAGTAAAAGGGAGATTCTTTAA
- a CDS encoding class I SAM-dependent methyltransferase, with product MYQNEFSGNLEKYKDPIDYDKLHENYNVDLYYIENLLSKKSDTIIELACGTGRLAIPLAKQGHEVYAIDIHEGMLQQAIEKAKKENVDVHFTVQDCTQFHLPITSNFIYMTGNSFQHFLSNESQNTLFQSVKKHLHPGGEFVFDTRNALLSELSIVDEYEENIVNSKGEKLTIQHREEYDPITQILTCRSINKLEHSTFEDSILLRYTYPMELKRLLEQNGFDLLHLYGSWNKSDFTKDSICMIVHARLKK from the coding sequence ATGTATCAAAATGAGTTTAGTGGAAATTTAGAGAAATATAAAGACCCTATTGATTATGATAAACTTCATGAAAATTACAACGTGGATTTATATTATATTGAGAATCTACTTAGTAAGAAAAGCGATACGATAATTGAATTAGCTTGTGGGACAGGTCGATTAGCTATTCCCCTTGCCAAGCAAGGACATGAAGTTTATGCAATTGATATTCATGAAGGGATGCTTCAGCAAGCTATTGAAAAAGCGAAAAAAGAGAATGTTGATGTACATTTTACTGTGCAAGACTGCACACAGTTTCATTTACCAATCACATCAAATTTTATTTATATGACAGGTAATTCATTTCAACATTTTTTAAGTAACGAAAGTCAAAATACTTTATTCCAATCCGTTAAAAAGCACTTACATCCAGGAGGAGAATTTGTATTCGATACGCGAAATGCCCTTCTAAGCGAGCTATCTATTGTAGATGAATATGAAGAAAACATAGTCAATAGTAAAGGTGAAAAATTAACTATTCAACATCGTGAAGAATATGATCCTATCACACAAATCTTAACTTGCCGTTCTATTAATAAGCTAGAACACTCAACTTTCGAAGATTCAATTCTACTTCGCTATACATATCCAATGGAATTGAAGAGGCTATTAGAACAAAATGGATTCGACTTGTTACACCTGTATGGATCATGGAACAAAAGTGACTTTACAAAAGATAGTATTTGTATGATTGTACATGCACGATTGAAAAAATAA
- a CDS encoding DJ-1/PfpI family protein yields MKVIIFLYNGVTMLDAIGPYEVLKNMEDTEVLFVAEKIGEIKADSGFIDINVKHSIDDIKDADILIIPGSTIGFMQEMKNGNVLNWIREVDKTTKWTTSVCTGSLLLASAGLLNGLKATSHWRVINLLSNFGAIATRERVIEQGKYITASGVSAGIDMALHLSNKLVGEDQTKAIQLTIEYDPQPIFNAGNFSNAEDKIKKIAEKKLSKDAQKELGLLGMIKHSKNILKLMK; encoded by the coding sequence ATGAAGGTAATCATCTTTTTATATAATGGAGTAACTATGCTGGATGCGATTGGGCCTTATGAAGTTTTAAAGAATATGGAAGATACTGAGGTATTATTTGTCGCAGAGAAGATAGGTGAAATAAAAGCTGATTCAGGTTTTATAGACATTAATGTGAAACATAGTATCGATGATATAAAAGATGCAGATATTTTAATCATACCAGGTTCAACTATAGGGTTTATGCAGGAAATGAAAAATGGTAACGTATTGAATTGGATAAGGGAAGTAGATAAAACTACAAAATGGACAACTTCTGTATGTACAGGTTCTTTATTATTGGCTTCAGCCGGTTTGCTCAATGGATTAAAAGCAACATCACATTGGAGAGTTATCAATTTGCTTAGTAATTTTGGAGCAATTGCAACAAGAGAAAGAGTCATAGAACAGGGGAAATATATTACTGCATCAGGGGTATCTGCTGGTATTGATATGGCTTTACATTTATCTAATAAACTAGTTGGTGAAGATCAAACCAAAGCAATTCAGCTTACTATTGAATATGATCCACAGCCAATATTTAATGCTGGTAATTTTTCAAACGCAGAAGATAAAATCAAAAAAATTGCAGAGAAGAAATTATCAAAAGACGCACAAAAAGAGCTTGGATTGCTAGGTATGATTAAACACTCAAAAAATATACTTAAGTTAATGAAATAA
- a CDS encoding serine hydrolase domain-containing protein, whose protein sequence is MINFRERMEHYRITGLSMVAFEKGKISKEDHFGVLEAGTDKKINEDTIFNACSISKFLTSILVMKLVAQGIVDLDEDVNKKLVSWKVPDNQLTKHKKVTLRNLLSHQSGIVDPEDSFMELESFNEIPSMVDILNGTTPYCPATIEVTYEPESEFHYSDAGFCLVQLLLEDITQKPFSHLIDNFIFKPLRMTSSTFSTSLSTSNLDNFACGHDQNGALIPGKYSIYPYLAACGIWTTPSDLTKLLLDVMNAVKGQSKIGITSKQTKELFRQQGCKEWTGLGVFLDGTDEKLEFSSLGWGVGFQCMLVAYPYLEQGIVLMTNTDTGMHQMKGIMGEIYHSLY, encoded by the coding sequence ATGATAAACTTTCGTGAACGTATGGAGCATTACCGTATAACAGGTTTAAGCATGGTAGCTTTCGAAAAGGGAAAAATAAGTAAAGAGGATCATTTTGGTGTTCTAGAAGCAGGTACCGATAAAAAAATTAATGAGGACACCATTTTTAATGCTTGCTCAATCAGTAAGTTTCTAACAAGTATTTTAGTGATGAAATTAGTGGCACAAGGGATAGTAGATTTAGATGAAGATGTTAATAAAAAACTAGTTTCATGGAAGGTACCTGATAATCAATTGACTAAGCATAAAAAAGTTACATTACGCAACTTACTAAGTCATCAATCTGGTATTGTGGACCCTGAAGACAGTTTTATGGAACTAGAATCTTTCAACGAAATACCGTCCATGGTAGACATATTGAATGGTACAACTCCTTATTGCCCTGCTACCATTGAAGTGACCTATGAACCTGAAAGTGAATTTCACTATTCTGATGCAGGCTTTTGTCTTGTTCAATTATTGCTAGAAGATATCACGCAAAAACCTTTTTCTCATCTCATAGACAATTTTATATTTAAGCCACTGCGTATGACGAGCAGTACATTTTCTACCTCTCTTTCAACATCAAATTTAGATAATTTTGCATGTGGCCATGATCAAAATGGAGCGTTAATACCAGGGAAATATTCTATTTACCCTTATCTTGCAGCTTGTGGTATATGGACTACCCCAAGCGATTTAACAAAATTATTACTAGATGTTATGAATGCTGTCAAAGGGCAAAGTAAAATCGGCATTACATCAAAACAAACAAAAGAACTTTTCCGCCAACAGGGATGCAAGGAATGGACGGGCCTTGGCGTATTTCTAGATGGCACGGACGAGAAACTTGAATTTTCCTCGCTTGGCTGGGGTGTTGGGTTTCAATGTATGCTAGTAGCCTATCCATACCTCGAACAAGGGATTGTTCTGATGACCAATACTGATACAGGTATGCATCAAATGAAGGGTATCATGGGTGAAATCTACCATTCGCTTTACTAA
- a CDS encoding dihydrofolate reductase family protein, which yields MSREIILFIATSLDGFIAKENDDLQWLDEAEGEGDNGYSDMYQSIDTIIMGKRTYDYVVEHIESFPYPDKKCYVFTTSLSGKNEHVEFVNEDVVAFTKKLREQKGSKIWMVGGAGILDAFMKEQLIDELIITITPHLLGSGIPLFKDNNPYQDLELVTTQRYGQMVQMHYKVKKEAK from the coding sequence ATGTCACGAGAAATTATTTTATTTATTGCGACAAGTTTGGATGGATTTATAGCGAAAGAGAATGATGATTTACAATGGCTAGATGAGGCAGAGGGAGAAGGGGATAATGGCTATTCCGACATGTATCAATCCATCGATACCATTATTATGGGCAAAAGAACGTATGATTACGTCGTAGAGCATATCGAATCTTTTCCATATCCTGATAAGAAATGTTATGTATTCACAACGTCACTAAGTGGTAAAAACGAACATGTTGAGTTTGTGAATGAAGATGTTGTAGCTTTTACGAAAAAATTAAGGGAACAGAAAGGCTCTAAAATTTGGATGGTTGGCGGAGCGGGAATTCTCGATGCCTTTATGAAGGAACAGTTGATCGATGAATTAATCATAACGATTACACCGCACCTATTAGGCTCTGGAATACCATTGTTTAAGGATAATAATCCATATCAAGATCTGGAGTTAGTAACTACACAACGCTATGGGCAAATGGTGCAAATGCATTATAAGGTGAAGAAAGAGGCTAAATGA
- a CDS encoding helix-turn-helix transcriptional regulator, which yields MSKAKRLLDILLFVSAKKKFTAQEIADEFNISIRTVHRYILDLSDMGLPIYAEQGRNGGYTVLTSRLLPPILFTEDEAVSIFFAFQSLHYYRDLPFNTEIKSASHKLYSSLQKEAKRKVDKLQSYISFWNPKRAIETPLLKAVLEAALENKNLHIHYESKSGTTTKHIHPIGVYAHDGLWYMPAFDFTKQKILLFRVDRILSIVESEENKEEFLNLEEWFGSTYENKQPIRLHVLLSREGVRQCKSDPNLEDFVFIKEDGTGYIDSIIDKGELNFISPLFYRLGMHAQIVEPKELINILQQQAKGILSMYPEND from the coding sequence ATGTCAAAAGCAAAACGTTTATTAGATATCCTTCTATTTGTTAGTGCAAAAAAGAAATTTACTGCACAAGAAATTGCTGATGAATTCAATATATCAATTCGCACGGTTCATCGATATATTTTAGATTTAAGCGATATGGGCTTACCTATTTACGCAGAACAAGGACGAAACGGTGGCTATACTGTCCTAACGAGCAGACTACTTCCGCCTATTTTATTTACAGAAGATGAGGCAGTTTCGATTTTCTTTGCCTTCCAATCACTTCATTATTACCGTGATTTACCTTTTAATACGGAAATTAAATCCGCTTCTCATAAGCTTTATAGCTCGCTTCAGAAGGAGGCGAAGCGGAAAGTGGATAAACTTCAATCCTACATCTCGTTTTGGAATCCTAAACGGGCTATTGAAACCCCTTTATTGAAAGCCGTTTTAGAGGCAGCTTTGGAAAACAAAAATCTACATATTCACTATGAATCCAAATCAGGGACAACAACGAAACATATTCATCCAATCGGTGTGTATGCGCATGATGGGTTGTGGTATATGCCCGCCTTTGATTTTACAAAACAAAAAATATTACTGTTTCGTGTAGATCGTATTCTTTCCATCGTAGAAAGCGAAGAAAACAAAGAGGAATTTTTAAATTTGGAGGAGTGGTTTGGCAGCACATATGAAAATAAACAACCCATTCGTTTACATGTTCTATTATCCAGAGAAGGTGTACGACAATGCAAAAGTGATCCAAACCTTGAGGATTTTGTCTTCATAAAAGAAGATGGTACAGGTTATATTGATTCCATTATAGACAAAGGTGAGCTTAATTTTATTAGCCCCCTCTTCTATCGACTGGGTATGCATGCTCAAATTGTAGAACCAAAAGAGTTAATCAATATTTTACAACAGCAAGCAAAAGGCATTTTATCTATGTATCCCGAAAATGATTAA
- a CDS encoding DUF418 domain-containing protein: MQPIELNKRIDTLDYLRGFALLGIILVNIPGLLRMEPPNTSVDITYNRFLTLFVEGKFFTIFSFLFGVGFYIFISRAMAKHENAYLLFIRRMIILLIIGLVHFYFQPGEALTIYAIFGLIALPFYKVRKEINLTIGLILLAVSAYYGIKIVMPFPLILLGLAAGQYRIFEKIHDNRKRLVIMTVIMFFISIGGLLYQWHYVPEAMVNFDHMTESELNEHVTNFEKFALIGLQFSPFVSAFYVGLLMLLLQLPLCQVLLSPLKDYGRMALTNYLGQTALILMIGNAFHLIGNIRFIQSLWICIGIYIFQLLFSKIWLRFFKFGPVEWLWRMGTYWTVPSLLKSKERS; the protein is encoded by the coding sequence ATGCAACCAATTGAATTAAACAAACGAATTGATACATTAGATTATTTAAGAGGATTTGCTTTATTAGGAATTATTTTAGTCAATATTCCAGGACTATTGAGGATGGAACCACCAAATACATCTGTTGATATTACGTATAATAGATTTCTAACACTATTTGTGGAAGGTAAGTTTTTCACCATCTTTTCATTTTTATTTGGTGTAGGCTTTTACATTTTCATTTCCCGTGCAATGGCTAAACATGAAAATGCCTACCTATTATTTATTAGAAGAATGATTATTTTATTGATAATCGGACTTGTACACTTTTATTTCCAACCCGGAGAAGCATTAACCATCTATGCAATATTTGGGCTAATAGCGTTACCATTTTACAAAGTTCGGAAAGAAATAAACTTGACTATCGGGCTTATACTATTAGCGGTATCAGCTTATTATGGAATCAAAATTGTTATGCCGTTCCCTCTAATTCTACTAGGTTTAGCTGCTGGGCAGTATCGAATTTTTGAAAAGATCCATGACAATCGTAAAAGATTAGTAATCATGACAGTTATTATGTTCTTTATTAGCATAGGGGGATTGCTGTATCAATGGCATTATGTACCAGAGGCAATGGTGAACTTTGATCATATGACAGAAAGTGAATTGAATGAACATGTGACAAACTTTGAAAAGTTTGCGCTAATAGGTCTTCAGTTTAGCCCATTTGTTTCAGCATTTTATGTAGGACTACTAATGCTCTTACTGCAACTGCCTTTATGCCAGGTCTTGCTTTCACCATTAAAAGACTATGGCCGCATGGCATTAACAAACTATTTAGGGCAAACAGCGCTGATTTTAATGATAGGCAATGCCTTTCATCTTATTGGCAATATTCGTTTCATCCAATCTCTTTGGATTTGCATAGGCATTTACATTTTTCAATTACTGTTTAGTAAGATTTGGCTAAGATTTTTTAAATTTGGACCAGTTGAATGGTTGTGGCGTATGGGTACTTATTGGACAGTACCTTCATTGCTTAAATCTAAGGAACGCTCTTAA
- a CDS encoding RidA family protein produces MNNKITRKNPIQVPSPVGNYSHLTIIPKDATMYALSGQIGVGGNGEIPSSLTEQVRNTLKNIQLILEAEGLNADNVVKANIWATEEIDWNDFYQQWEAMFGNPYPSMTIAYISALGLPDIKIEIDIWAAK; encoded by the coding sequence ATGAATAATAAAATAACACGCAAAAATCCGATCCAAGTACCTAGCCCTGTTGGCAATTACAGCCATTTAACAATAATTCCTAAGGATGCAACAATGTATGCATTATCTGGACAAATTGGCGTTGGGGGTAACGGTGAAATACCATCATCACTAACAGAGCAGGTTAGGAACACATTAAAAAACATCCAATTAATATTAGAGGCAGAGGGACTAAACGCAGACAATGTGGTGAAAGCCAATATTTGGGCAACAGAAGAAATAGATTGGAATGATTTCTATCAACAATGGGAAGCAATGTTTGGAAATCCTTATCCTTCTATGACGATTGCTTATATTAGTGCATTAGGTCTGCCTGACATTAAAATAGAGATTGATATTTGGGCTGCTAAATAA